One genomic segment of Flavobacteriales bacterium includes these proteins:
- the gldC gene encoding gliding motility protein GldC yields MTKKQSEIKINIDLDSNNVPERMQWEASDGGQNLSDCKAAFLSFWDTKSKETLRIDLWTKEMRTDEMKHFFHQTLVSMADTLERATSEDKMAADMRDFCHHFAEKLLK; encoded by the coding sequence ATGACAAAAAAACAATCAGAAATAAAAATCAATATAGATTTAGATAGTAATAATGTTCCAGAACGAATGCAGTGGGAGGCTTCTGATGGAGGGCAAAATCTTTCAGATTGTAAAGCTGCTTTCCTTTCATTTTGGGATACAAAATCAAAAGAAACGTTACGAATTGATCTTTGGACTAAAGAGATGAGAACCGATGAAATGAAACATTTTTTTCATCAAACTTTAGTGTCAATGGCGGATACCTTAGAGAGGGCAACTTCGGAGGATAAAATGGCGGCTGATATGCGCGATTTTTGCCATCACTTTGCTGAAAAGCTACTCAAATAA
- a CDS encoding YihA family ribosome biogenesis GTP-binding protein: MQIKNAEFIISNTDIKKCPAPNLPEYAFIGRSNVGKSSLINMLTERKSLAKVSGRPGKTQLINHFLINKNWYLVDLPGYGYAGVSKTKRLEFSQFIKKYLLKRENLMCLCVLLDSRLKPQEIDIEFMQWLGENNIPFVICFTKQDKLSKTESAKNLAHYKKEMLKSWEELPQIFLSSSVNKNGKDEILAFVEKTNALFE, translated from the coding sequence ATGCAAATCAAAAATGCTGAGTTTATAATCAGTAATACTGATATTAAAAAATGCCCCGCTCCTAATTTACCAGAATACGCTTTTATTGGCCGATCTAATGTGGGTAAATCCTCATTAATCAATATGCTTACTGAACGAAAAAGTTTGGCTAAAGTTTCTGGAAGGCCAGGAAAAACACAACTCATCAATCACTTCCTCATAAATAAAAATTGGTACTTAGTCGATTTGCCAGGTTATGGATACGCTGGAGTATCTAAAACCAAACGACTAGAATTTTCTCAATTCATCAAAAAGTACCTATTAAAAAGAGAAAACTTGATGTGCTTATGTGTTTTGCTCGACTCTCGATTAAAACCTCAAGAAATTGATATCGAATTTATGCAATGGCTAGGGGAAAATAACATTCCTTTTGTTATTTGCTTTACTAAACAAGATAAACTGTCTAAAACAGAAAGCGCAAAAAATTTAGCCCATTACAAAAAAGAAATGTTAAAAAGCTGGGAAGAATTACCTCAAATATTTTTAAGCTCGTCCGTTAACAAAAATGGAAAGGATGAAATACTTGCTTTCGTAGAAAAGACGAATGCCTTATTTGAGTAG
- a CDS encoding alpha/beta hydrolase — MIEDFDIINENGYEYIEVGEGPTIILLHGLMGGLENFESIIPGLVDSGYKVLGPILPLFDKPLIKTNINNFKHFIHDFLEFKKAEKVTLLGNSLGGHIALAFAKDFAEMVHSLVLTGSSGLYENSMGDTFPRRGDYNYIKTKTEEVFYDPKMATKKLVDNVFEIANNRNSVIRLLAMAKSAIRHNMSKDIPELDFPVCLIWGKQDGVTPPHVAEEFHRLFSRSELFWIDKCGHSPMWEHPKQFLEILSKWLDANIKK; from the coding sequence ATGATTGAAGACTTCGACATAATTAACGAGAACGGTTATGAGTACATAGAGGTTGGGGAAGGACCAACTATTATACTGCTTCATGGCTTGATGGGCGGGTTAGAAAATTTTGAGAGTATTATCCCTGGACTTGTGGACTCTGGCTATAAAGTTTTGGGGCCTATTTTACCTTTATTTGACAAGCCTTTAATTAAGACAAACATTAATAATTTCAAGCATTTTATTCATGATTTTCTTGAGTTTAAGAAAGCTGAAAAAGTCACCTTACTTGGTAATTCTTTAGGAGGTCATATTGCCTTGGCTTTTGCAAAAGATTTTGCTGAAATGGTCCATTCTCTGGTATTAACGGGCAGTTCAGGACTCTATGAAAATTCTATGGGAGATACTTTCCCAAGAAGAGGCGATTATAATTATATCAAAACAAAAACTGAAGAGGTGTTTTATGACCCAAAAATGGCAACTAAGAAATTAGTCGACAATGTATTCGAAATTGCTAATAACCGCAACTCAGTCATTCGACTTCTTGCCATGGCAAAATCTGCTATACGGCATAACATGAGCAAAGACATCCCTGAGCTAGATTTTCCAGTTTGTTTAATTTGGGGTAAGCAAGATGGCGTTACGCCTCCGCATGTAGCTGAAGAATTTCATAGGCTTTTTAGTCGCTCAGAATTATTTTGGATCGACAAGTGTGGGCATTCTCCAATGTGGGAGCACCCTAAACAGTTTCTAGAAATTCTTTCGAAATGGCTAGACGCGAACATTAAAAAGTAA
- the mraZ gene encoding division/cell wall cluster transcriptional repressor MraZ — translation MINLIGTYECKIDAKGRLMLPSVLKKQLAPVIAEGFVLKRSVFSSCLEIHPVSEWNVLMGEVNKLNRFVKKNNDFIRLFTAGVKMLEVDSNARLQVPKDLISFASISKNIVLSCSLNMIEIWDKDQYEQVLKDATSDFADLAEEVMGSIQNED, via the coding sequence ATGATAAACCTAATAGGAACATACGAATGCAAGATTGATGCTAAGGGTAGATTGATGCTCCCTTCAGTATTGAAAAAGCAATTGGCTCCAGTTATCGCAGAAGGGTTTGTGCTCAAGCGCTCTGTATTTAGCAGTTGTCTTGAGATACATCCAGTGAGCGAGTGGAATGTTCTTATGGGAGAAGTGAATAAATTGAATCGTTTTGTAAAGAAAAATAACGATTTCATTAGGTTATTCACTGCTGGCGTGAAAATGTTAGAAGTGGATTCTAATGCACGTCTACAAGTGCCAAAAGATTTAATTTCTTTCGCCTCAATTTCAAAAAATATTGTTCTCTCTTGCTCCTTAAACATGATTGAAATTTGGGATAAAGACCAATATGAGCAAGTTCTAAAAGATGCAACTTCCGATTTCGCAGACTTGGCAGAAGAAGTAATGGGTTCAATTCAAAACGAGGACTAA
- the rsmH gene encoding 16S rRNA (cytosine(1402)-N(4))-methyltransferase RsmH — MGYHEAVLLKESIAGLRIDPNGTYVDVTFGGGGHSKSILEKLDKGILFAFDQDADAQKNSIDDNRFVLINQNFRFMQKFLRLEGVLKVDGILADLGVSSYQFDTADRGFSIREEGELDMRMNTTQELSAKQVVNEYELDDLCRIFREYGELKNAFSISKSILLAREEDEILTTEDLKNAVKKHIPPHKSNKILAQLFQAIRIEVNDELKALKEMLLQSVDLLKTGGRLSVISYHSLEDRLVKNLIKSGNFKGDIEKDFYGVPNLILKAISKKPITASQEELESNPRSRSAKLRVSEKLA; from the coding sequence ATGGGGTATCACGAGGCAGTATTACTAAAAGAATCTATTGCTGGCCTTCGTATTGACCCTAACGGCACCTATGTTGATGTCACTTTTGGTGGCGGAGGACATTCAAAATCTATACTTGAAAAACTAGATAAAGGAATATTGTTTGCGTTTGATCAAGATGCTGATGCACAAAAAAATTCAATCGATGATAACCGTTTCGTGCTTATCAATCAGAATTTCAGATTTATGCAGAAGTTTTTGAGGCTAGAAGGGGTATTGAAAGTAGACGGTATACTAGCAGATTTGGGTGTTTCATCATATCAATTTGACACGGCCGACAGAGGTTTCTCAATACGAGAAGAAGGAGAGCTAGATATGCGAATGAATACCACTCAAGAGTTGTCCGCAAAGCAAGTGGTGAATGAATATGAACTTGATGATTTATGCCGAATATTTAGAGAGTATGGCGAATTGAAAAATGCGTTCTCAATTTCAAAATCAATTCTATTAGCTAGAGAAGAAGATGAAATTCTTACAACCGAAGACCTCAAAAATGCGGTAAAAAAACACATCCCACCACACAAGAGCAATAAGATTTTAGCTCAGCTATTTCAAGCCATTAGAATTGAAGTTAACGATGAGCTAAAAGCGCTGAAAGAGATGCTCTTACAGTCTGTTGATTTATTAAAAACGGGGGGGAGACTATCCGTGATTTCATACCACTCTTTGGAAGATAGACTCGTTAAAAACCTAATTAAATCAGGCAATTTTAAGGGTGATATTGAGAAAGACTTTTATGGCGTTCCAAACCTAATTCTAAAAGCGATTAGCAAAAAACCCATAACAGCTTCGCAAGAAGAGTTAGAAAGCAATCCAAGATCAAGAAGTGCAAAACTAAGAGTAAGCGAAAAGTTAGCATGA
- a CDS encoding transpeptidase family protein, with translation MNHPKNIKRRAVAIYLFMILMALAIIIQPLYTQFFESHLWNTDKFNVTRTVNVAAARGNIYSDDLSLLATSIPEYEIRWDAKQVDKELLEENINELAKQLSILFKDKTSSDYVSLLRKSWNQKKRYALIRRNVNYNELKSLKRFPIFKEGRYKGGFRYIQLNNRQQPFQEIASRTIGYHKQHSKSVGIEGAFNFDLKGRDGERLEQRLAGNEWMPVRERESFPGKDVITTIDIRFQDVAHKALEDRLRFHDADFGTTVLMEVSTGAVKAIVNLKKNDNGSYVERYNYAIGQSVEPGSTFKLASVIAALEDGYLDENDSVNTTGGSHQFYDRVMRDSREGGYGTISLERSFTKSSNVGISKLINKHYKSNPSQFVDRIYSMGLNEALGISLSGEVKPDIRHPKQTKNWSGTTLPWMSIGYGIKLTPIQILSFYSSIANDGQQIKPYFVKSIMNNGMVEKNFSPEVLNPSICSMTSIKKVKKMLENVVEDGTASNIRSKQYKIAGKTGTTQLIIDGKYTNERHLASFVGYFPADYPKYACIVMINDPMQNGSYGGDVAAPVFRVISDYVYNTDLSLQKPDTVFYAQSPVSKDGNKSDLTNVLNELSVEISDDNPLSEWVLTNAKKDAVEFSTRNIHKDLENNTMPNIKGMGLSDVLFLLENYGLKVNYSGRGSIKSQSIDKGQQIRKGQQINIILS, from the coding sequence ATGAATCATCCTAAAAACATAAAAAGGCGAGCTGTTGCTATTTATCTTTTTATGATTTTAATGGCACTTGCCATAATAATACAGCCTTTATACACGCAATTTTTTGAGTCTCATTTATGGAATACCGACAAGTTTAACGTTACGCGAACCGTAAATGTAGCAGCAGCTCGAGGGAACATTTATTCAGACGATTTATCATTACTAGCAACATCCATTCCTGAATATGAAATTAGATGGGATGCCAAACAAGTAGATAAAGAGCTTTTAGAAGAAAACATAAATGAATTAGCCAAACAGCTATCTATTCTTTTCAAGGATAAAACATCTTCTGATTACGTTTCTTTACTTAGAAAAAGCTGGAATCAAAAGAAACGCTATGCTTTAATCAGAAGGAACGTTAACTATAACGAGTTGAAATCTCTAAAGCGTTTTCCAATATTCAAAGAAGGGCGCTACAAGGGAGGTTTCAGATACATTCAGTTAAATAATAGGCAACAGCCTTTTCAAGAAATTGCAAGCAGAACCATTGGTTATCACAAGCAACACTCTAAGTCGGTAGGTATCGAAGGGGCTTTTAATTTTGATCTGAAGGGTAGAGATGGCGAACGACTAGAGCAACGACTTGCAGGTAACGAGTGGATGCCAGTTCGAGAAAGAGAATCTTTTCCAGGAAAAGATGTCATTACTACCATTGATATTCGTTTTCAAGATGTCGCTCACAAAGCATTAGAAGATAGATTGCGTTTTCATGATGCCGACTTTGGAACCACCGTATTAATGGAAGTTTCAACAGGTGCAGTTAAAGCTATTGTAAACCTAAAGAAAAACGACAACGGAAGTTATGTTGAGCGTTACAATTATGCCATTGGCCAAAGTGTTGAGCCTGGTTCAACATTCAAACTAGCTTCAGTAATCGCAGCACTTGAAGATGGTTATCTTGATGAGAATGATTCCGTTAACACAACAGGAGGTAGTCATCAGTTTTACGATAGAGTCATGCGTGATTCGCGTGAAGGAGGATATGGTACCATTTCTTTAGAAAGGTCATTTACTAAATCATCAAATGTCGGAATTTCAAAGCTAATTAATAAACACTATAAATCAAATCCTTCACAGTTTGTAGACAGAATTTACAGCATGGGTCTAAATGAAGCTTTAGGTATTTCTTTATCTGGTGAAGTAAAGCCAGATATTAGACACCCCAAGCAAACTAAAAACTGGTCCGGAACTACCTTACCATGGATGTCCATTGGTTATGGTATCAAGCTTACGCCAATTCAAATATTGAGTTTTTATTCCTCAATTGCCAATGACGGACAGCAAATAAAACCCTATTTCGTCAAATCAATCATGAATAATGGTATGGTCGAGAAAAACTTTTCGCCAGAAGTTCTAAATCCTTCAATTTGTTCGATGACTAGCATTAAAAAAGTAAAGAAAATGTTAGAGAATGTTGTAGAAGATGGAACCGCAAGCAACATTCGTTCAAAGCAGTACAAAATTGCTGGTAAAACAGGCACTACTCAGCTAATTATTGATGGTAAATATACCAATGAAAGACACTTAGCATCATTTGTAGGTTACTTTCCTGCTGATTACCCCAAATACGCTTGTATAGTGATGATTAATGACCCCATGCAAAACGGTAGTTATGGTGGAGATGTTGCTGCACCAGTTTTCAGAGTTATTTCTGATTATGTGTATAACACAGACTTATCCTTACAGAAGCCAGATACCGTTTTTTACGCCCAATCACCAGTTTCTAAAGATGGCAATAAATCGGATTTAACGAATGTACTAAATGAATTGTCAGTAGAAATATCAGATGACAACCCCCTTTCTGAGTGGGTGCTCACAAACGCTAAAAAAGATGCAGTAGAGTTTAGCACGAGAAACATTCATAAAGATCTTGAAAATAATACCATGCCAAATATAAAAGGTATGGGTTTGAGTGATGTGCTATTTCTGTTAGAGAATTACGGTTTGAAGGTAAATTACAGTGGTAGAGGGAGTATAAAATCACAATCAATTGACAAAGGACAACAAATTCGAAAAGGACAACAAATTAATATAATACTATCGTGA
- a CDS encoding UDP-N-acetylmuramoyl-L-alanyl-D-glutamate--2,6-diaminopimelate ligase: MKLLQDILYKIELLECAGSTHIAIPQICFDSRNIVKDCLFVAVKGTQVDGHKYIEQAIQNGAVAILAEELPLSKPEGVTYIRVKNSSESLGILAANFYDNPSEKLNVVAITGTNGKTSVATLLHQYYQSIGEKSGLLSTITNKIGHNTLPSTHTTPDALSINLLLSKMVNEGCKYCFMEASSHAIHQNRIFGLSLKGAVFMNISHDHLDYHQTFDDYILAKKALFDNLPESAFALVNKDDRHGLNMLHHCAAKGYAFAQKSSADFKVKILESRFDGTLLNCNGKEVWTRLIGQFNAYNLLAIYSTAILLGQDETQALTTISALNSAEGRFEISRSEDGKVGIIDYAHTPDALFNVINTINEIKQNQQLITVFGCGGDRDKSKRSKMGKIASELSEKVIVTSDNPRSENPDAIIEEILSGVDAKNLKKVIAISDRKAAIKTACSLAQQGDVILIAGKGHEKYQEIKGEKLPFDDKEELKYTFNLLQD, encoded by the coding sequence GTGAAGTTATTACAAGACATATTATATAAGATTGAATTACTTGAGTGTGCTGGTTCAACTCACATTGCCATTCCTCAGATATGTTTTGATTCTAGAAACATAGTCAAAGATTGCTTATTTGTTGCTGTTAAGGGGACTCAAGTCGATGGGCATAAATACATTGAACAAGCTATACAAAACGGCGCTGTGGCTATTTTGGCTGAAGAACTTCCACTTAGTAAGCCCGAGGGCGTAACTTATATTAGAGTAAAAAATAGTTCAGAGTCCTTGGGTATTCTTGCCGCTAATTTTTATGATAATCCTTCAGAAAAATTAAATGTTGTTGCCATTACTGGAACAAACGGAAAAACTTCGGTAGCAACCTTGTTACATCAGTATTATCAATCGATTGGTGAGAAGTCAGGATTATTATCCACCATTACAAATAAAATAGGTCATAATACTTTGCCATCTACACATACTACGCCAGATGCTCTCAGCATAAACCTCTTACTATCAAAAATGGTCAATGAGGGCTGTAAATACTGTTTCATGGAAGCAAGTTCTCATGCTATTCACCAAAACAGAATATTTGGGTTATCCTTAAAAGGGGCGGTATTTATGAATATTAGTCATGATCATTTGGACTACCACCAAACATTTGACGATTATATTTTAGCAAAAAAAGCATTGTTTGATAATCTTCCAGAATCTGCTTTTGCACTGGTTAACAAAGACGACAGACATGGTTTAAATATGTTACATCATTGTGCTGCCAAAGGATACGCATTTGCTCAAAAATCTTCAGCGGATTTCAAGGTCAAAATTTTAGAAAGTCGTTTTGATGGCACCTTACTAAACTGCAATGGAAAAGAAGTATGGACGAGATTGATAGGGCAATTCAATGCCTATAATCTTTTAGCCATTTATTCGACAGCCATATTATTAGGTCAAGATGAGACACAAGCCCTCACTACAATTAGCGCATTAAATAGTGCGGAAGGGCGATTTGAAATTAGCCGATCTGAGGATGGAAAAGTAGGTATTATAGATTATGCACATACACCAGACGCTCTGTTTAATGTGATTAATACTATAAATGAAATTAAACAAAATCAACAGTTAATTACAGTATTTGGTTGCGGTGGCGATAGAGATAAAAGCAAGCGTTCTAAGATGGGAAAAATCGCTTCTGAACTAAGTGAAAAAGTCATCGTTACTAGCGACAACCCTCGGTCTGAAAACCCCGATGCTATCATTGAAGAAATCCTTTCAGGCGTAGATGCTAAAAACCTCAAAAAAGTTATTGCTATTAGTGATAGGAAGGCAGCTATAAAAACAGCTTGTTCATTAGCTCAGCAAGGTGATGTTATTCTCATTGCTGGAAAAGGACATGAAAAATACCAAGAAATAAAGGGTGAGAAACTCCCCTTTGACGATAAAGAAGAATTGAAATACACATTTAACCTATTACAAGACTAA
- a CDS encoding phospho-N-acetylmuramoyl-pentapeptide-transferase, producing MLYYLFEYLDSTYHLPGAGVFQYISFRAAMAVITSLLVSMVFGGRIINFIRNKQIGEEVRELGLQGEEQKKGTPTMGGLIIIAAILLPTILFAKLSNIYIILMIISTIWLGIIGFIDDYIKVFKKDKEGLAGRFKIIGQVGLGIIIGFTIYFNDGITIKEEIRGDAVVNQEEVFGEEIKSIKTTIPFVKNNEFDYSRLVSWMGDDAASYAWIVFVLIVIFIVTAVSNGANMTDGLDGLATGTSAIIGTTLGILAYVSGNVFFADYLNIMYLPNSGELVIYMASFVGACVGFLWYNSFPAQVFMGDTGSLALGGIIAVFAIAIRKELLIPVLCGIFLVENLSVMMQVSYFKYTKKKYGEGRRIFKMAPLHHHFQKLGIHESKIVTRFWIVGVMLAILTIVTLKLR from the coding sequence ATGCTATATTATCTATTTGAATATCTCGACTCTACTTACCATCTTCCTGGAGCTGGAGTATTTCAATATATTTCTTTTAGAGCAGCGATGGCAGTAATTACATCTTTATTGGTGTCTATGGTCTTTGGTGGGCGTATTATAAATTTCATAAGAAATAAACAGATTGGTGAAGAAGTTAGAGAACTTGGTTTGCAAGGTGAAGAACAAAAGAAGGGAACGCCAACTATGGGTGGACTCATCATCATTGCAGCGATTTTATTACCTACAATATTATTCGCAAAGCTTTCCAATATTTACATCATTCTAATGATAATATCTACAATATGGTTAGGTATTATTGGCTTTATAGATGACTACATCAAAGTATTCAAAAAAGACAAAGAAGGATTAGCAGGACGATTCAAAATTATTGGACAAGTTGGTCTAGGAATCATAATAGGGTTCACAATCTACTTCAATGATGGTATAACTATTAAAGAGGAAATTAGAGGAGATGCAGTAGTTAATCAAGAAGAAGTATTTGGAGAAGAAATAAAATCTATAAAAACCACAATTCCATTTGTAAAAAACAATGAATTTGATTACTCAAGATTAGTCTCCTGGATGGGTGATGATGCCGCTTCATATGCCTGGATAGTCTTTGTTTTAATTGTCATTTTTATTGTTACAGCAGTAAGTAATGGTGCAAATATGACTGACGGACTGGATGGCTTAGCAACTGGTACTTCAGCAATTATTGGAACAACTTTAGGAATACTAGCCTATGTTTCTGGTAATGTATTTTTTGCAGATTATCTGAACATTATGTACTTGCCAAACTCGGGTGAACTAGTGATTTATATGGCATCCTTTGTTGGTGCTTGCGTAGGCTTTCTTTGGTATAATTCTTTTCCAGCACAAGTCTTTATGGGCGATACCGGAAGTTTAGCATTAGGAGGAATAATAGCCGTATTCGCCATAGCAATAAGAAAAGAATTATTAATACCAGTATTATGTGGAATATTCTTAGTAGAGAATCTTTCAGTAATGATGCAGGTATCCTATTTCAAGTATACCAAAAAGAAATATGGTGAGGGAAGACGCATATTTAAAATGGCTCCCTTACACCACCATTTTCAAAAACTAGGTATACATGAAAGCAAAATAGTAACACGATTTTGGATTGTGGGAGTAATGTTAGCGATACTAACTATTGTCACACTTAAACTAAGATAA
- the murD gene encoding UDP-N-acetylmuramoyl-L-alanine--D-glutamate ligase yields MEKVVVLGGGESGCGTAVLAQQKGFNVFLSDNGKIKEKYKNVLTHNEIEWEEEKHTDLRFFEADIIVKSPGIPDTIPLIMDLKQAGIPVISEIEFAVQYTDAKIIGITGSNGKTTTTLLIGHMLKKAGLNVGVAGNIGESFALQVATENYDYYVLELSSFQLDGIRSFKPHIAILLNITADHMDRYANNIQNYIQSKLRITMNQDSSDYLIYCDDDSNITEHLTTQAQCLPFSIKKTQKQGAYLDRDEIKLNINDKSFIMNIQQLALQGKHNIYNSMAASIASRILELKKDIIRESLIDFKNVEHRLERVIKVHGIEFINDSKATNVNSTWYALESMTKKTIWIVGGIDKGNDYSSLIPLVKEKVKTIICLGENIDSIKNSFENTGVEMLYASDMKEAVNLSYGSALKGDAVLLSPACASFDLFENYEHRGYEFKSMVRTL; encoded by the coding sequence ATGGAAAAAGTAGTTGTGCTAGGCGGAGGAGAAAGCGGTTGTGGAACAGCTGTTTTAGCACAACAAAAAGGATTTAATGTATTTCTATCTGATAATGGAAAGATAAAGGAGAAATACAAAAATGTTCTTACACATAATGAGATTGAATGGGAAGAGGAAAAACATACCGATTTACGTTTTTTTGAAGCTGATATTATTGTAAAAAGTCCAGGAATACCAGACACTATTCCATTAATAATGGATTTGAAACAAGCGGGAATACCAGTTATTTCAGAAATAGAGTTTGCAGTTCAATATACGGATGCAAAAATTATTGGAATAACAGGTAGTAACGGGAAAACTACGACAACACTATTAATAGGTCATATGCTAAAAAAAGCAGGACTTAATGTAGGAGTCGCAGGAAATATTGGTGAGAGTTTTGCCTTACAAGTTGCTACTGAAAATTATGACTATTACGTTCTGGAGCTCAGTAGCTTTCAACTCGATGGAATCCGTTCCTTCAAACCCCATATAGCAATTCTGTTAAACATCACTGCAGACCATATGGATAGGTATGCAAATAATATTCAGAATTACATTCAATCGAAACTAAGAATTACAATGAATCAGGACAGTAGTGACTATTTAATCTACTGCGATGACGACAGTAACATAACTGAACATTTAACAACACAAGCACAGTGCTTACCTTTTTCTATAAAGAAGACGCAAAAACAAGGTGCTTATTTAGATAGGGATGAAATAAAATTAAACATTAATGATAAGTCATTTATTATGAATATTCAACAACTAGCCCTTCAGGGCAAACACAACATCTACAATTCTATGGCGGCATCTATTGCTTCCAGGATTTTAGAATTAAAGAAAGATATAATTCGAGAAAGTCTAATTGACTTCAAAAACGTAGAACATCGACTTGAAAGAGTGATAAAAGTTCACGGCATTGAGTTTATCAATGACTCCAAAGCAACAAATGTTAACTCTACTTGGTATGCCTTAGAAAGCATGACTAAAAAAACCATTTGGATAGTTGGCGGAATTGATAAGGGCAACGACTATTCCTCACTTATACCACTTGTAAAAGAAAAAGTCAAAACTATTATTTGCTTAGGCGAAAATATTGATTCTATAAAGAACTCTTTTGAGAATACTGGAGTTGAAATGCTTTACGCTTCGGATATGAAAGAAGCAGTAAACCTATCATACGGTAGTGCATTGAAAGGAGATGCAGTATTATTATCTCCAGCATGTGCAAGTTTTGACTTGTTTGAAAACTATGAGCACAGAGGGTATGAATTTAAATCTATGGTCAGAACACTATAA
- a CDS encoding FtsW/RodA/SpoVE family cell cycle protein yields MGLFKKYINLEGDTRIWAVIFFLVFVSIVVVYSATGGLAYTSYGGNTWYLFFKHCRFLIIGLLFIYFIHKIPHKYYSRLGQLGFIIAIPILIYTVAFGTSLNDASRWITIGDMPINTFEIGKIAITVFLARQLVKIQDNITDFKSVAWKLFAPLLLVCAIIFPANFSTAAMIFAANLMLLYLGGVPFRFLSLLLVGIIGLGAIVISLSLTIPSLQKTFPRAQTWVNRVKNFSQDESVSSDANYQVTHAKIAIVNGGIKGRGPGKSTQRNVLPLPNSDYVYAILIEEWGVLGGIAVVFAYIILLLRGKRIFNLAPDPLAAYLGVGLSISLVFQAFINMAVAVDLFPVTGQTLPMISMGGVSVIFTCISLGIILSASKGINVSKISTNVS; encoded by the coding sequence ATGGGTCTATTTAAAAAATATATCAATCTAGAAGGGGACACCAGAATTTGGGCGGTGATATTCTTCTTGGTATTCGTTTCCATTGTAGTGGTGTATAGTGCAACAGGTGGTTTAGCCTATACGTCATATGGAGGTAATACTTGGTATTTATTTTTTAAACACTGTAGATTTCTCATAATAGGACTATTATTTATTTATTTCATCCATAAAATTCCGCATAAATATTATTCCAGACTTGGTCAGTTAGGCTTCATCATTGCCATCCCGATACTAATTTACACAGTAGCTTTTGGTACATCATTAAATGATGCAAGCCGTTGGATTACTATCGGAGATATGCCAATTAATACATTTGAGATTGGAAAAATTGCTATCACAGTATTTTTGGCACGTCAGTTAGTTAAAATTCAAGACAATATCACCGATTTTAAAAGTGTAGCATGGAAATTATTTGCTCCCCTTCTTTTAGTCTGTGCTATCATTTTTCCAGCTAACTTTTCTACAGCTGCCATGATATTTGCTGCAAACCTTATGCTATTATACTTAGGCGGTGTGCCATTCAGGTTTTTGTCGCTATTGCTAGTTGGAATTATTGGATTAGGAGCTATTGTCATAAGCCTATCACTTACCATCCCTTCACTACAAAAAACATTCCCAAGAGCTCAAACTTGGGTAAATAGAGTAAAGAATTTTTCACAAGATGAATCTGTAAGCAGCGACGCCAATTATCAAGTAACACATGCGAAAATAGCCATAGTAAATGGTGGTATAAAGGGAAGAGGACCAGGAAAGAGTACGCAGAGAAATGTGTTGCCATTGCCAAACTCCGATTATGTTTATGCTATACTTATCGAAGAATGGGGTGTTTTGGGAGGTATAGCCGTTGTCTTTGCGTACATTATTTTACTGCTTCGAGGTAAACGTATTTTTAATTTAGCACCTGACCCATTAGCAGCATATCTAGGGGTAGGACTTAGTATATCATTAGTGTTTCAAGCCTTTATAAATATGGCTGTTGCGGTAGATTTATTCCCAGTAACAGGGCAAACCTTACCTATGATAAGCATGGGTGGAGTATCAGTAATATTTACATGTATTTCACTTGGAATTATCCTAAGTGCAAGCAAAGGAATTAACGTATCAAAAATCAGTACCAATGTCAGTTAA